From the Microbacterium sp. W4I4 genome, one window contains:
- a CDS encoding DUF2264 domain-containing protein, with amino-acid sequence MTRTSDPSPRSTLRDESREALVAFADRMLSGAAAWASPGFARITPPGAPGGYGTAVDGLEGFARTFLLAGFRIAGARGEGVDRLIHDYSRGIVTGVDPSSEERWVRLDEHPQAKVEAASIALILDMTRPWIWDRLDAITQQRLIDYLAPAVGDDSYPRNNWAWFRIVVQTFLRSVGGPWSADDIAADLALHDSFTREGGWLSDGDDRNYDHYVGWALHLYPVLWSRMQGAADLGADRLTGDVAALDRFLQDAVHLVGGDGAPLLQGRSLIYRFAAAAPFWVGALAGVPSTDLGTLRHAAMGIVAHFDEHGAPDQDDLLTMGWHGEWRRLAQNYSGPSSPYWAAKGKLGIALPADHPVWTAPAPVPATAATSDELRTIVSPGWIVSGTASDGIVRVINHGTDHSLPDVLVGDAPLYARLGYSTATSPLLNGDAWAEPLEQSVALVDAAGRATHRAGLTLLDIRGDGETATAGSISRVHWIDPAPVQIRHGAGITGETTVAGRITTWSLVRGAWEVRIIRFDELEDAGRAAHLRIGGWALAGEPGEVETMSSESSASARLGDLTSTVVPLTPGFGASVERRTDASPLGPDAAVPVAVATPHEGDLVAVAVLLSADAAQSASAPALETHADRADVVWPDGLRTTHALAPSAA; translated from the coding sequence GTGACCCGCACATCGGATCCCTCGCCACGCAGCACTCTGCGCGACGAGTCGCGTGAGGCGCTGGTCGCCTTCGCCGATCGGATGCTGAGCGGCGCCGCAGCCTGGGCCTCACCGGGCTTCGCCCGCATCACCCCTCCCGGAGCACCGGGCGGCTACGGCACCGCCGTGGACGGGCTCGAAGGCTTCGCGCGCACCTTCCTGCTGGCCGGCTTCCGCATCGCCGGCGCCCGCGGCGAAGGCGTCGACCGGCTGATCCACGACTACTCCCGCGGGATCGTCACCGGCGTCGACCCCTCCTCCGAGGAGCGCTGGGTGCGCCTGGACGAGCACCCGCAGGCCAAGGTCGAGGCGGCATCCATCGCTCTCATCCTGGACATGACCCGCCCCTGGATCTGGGATCGCCTGGACGCGATCACGCAGCAGCGCCTGATCGACTACCTCGCGCCCGCCGTGGGCGATGACAGCTACCCCCGCAACAACTGGGCGTGGTTCCGCATCGTCGTCCAGACCTTCCTGCGCTCGGTCGGCGGTCCCTGGTCGGCCGACGACATCGCCGCCGATCTCGCTCTGCACGACTCCTTCACCCGCGAGGGCGGCTGGCTCTCGGACGGCGACGACCGCAACTACGACCACTACGTCGGCTGGGCGCTGCACCTGTATCCGGTGCTGTGGTCGCGCATGCAGGGCGCAGCGGATCTCGGCGCCGACCGGCTCACCGGCGACGTCGCGGCTCTCGATCGCTTCCTGCAGGATGCCGTGCACCTGGTCGGCGGCGACGGCGCCCCGCTTCTGCAGGGTCGCAGCCTGATCTACCGCTTCGCGGCCGCCGCACCGTTCTGGGTGGGCGCGCTGGCCGGCGTGCCGTCCACGGACCTCGGCACGCTGCGGCACGCGGCCATGGGCATCGTCGCGCACTTCGACGAGCACGGCGCACCCGACCAGGACGATCTGCTGACCATGGGGTGGCACGGCGAATGGCGGCGGCTCGCGCAGAACTACTCCGGTCCGTCCTCGCCCTACTGGGCGGCGAAGGGGAAGCTGGGGATCGCACTGCCCGCCGATCACCCGGTCTGGACCGCGCCCGCGCCCGTTCCCGCCACTGCCGCCACCAGCGACGAGCTGCGCACGATCGTCTCGCCCGGGTGGATCGTCTCGGGCACGGCATCCGACGGCATCGTCCGCGTGATCAACCACGGCACCGATCACTCCCTCCCCGACGTGCTGGTCGGCGACGCCCCGCTCTATGCGCGGCTGGGATACTCCACCGCGACCTCGCCCCTGCTGAACGGCGACGCCTGGGCCGAACCGCTCGAGCAGTCCGTCGCCCTGGTGGACGCCGCCGGGCGCGCCACGCATCGCGCCGGGCTGACGCTCCTCGACATCCGCGGCGACGGCGAGACCGCCACGGCCGGCTCCATCAGCCGCGTGCACTGGATCGATCCCGCGCCGGTGCAGATCCGCCACGGCGCGGGCATCACCGGCGAGACGACGGTCGCCGGCCGGATCACGACCTGGTCGCTGGTCCGCGGCGCGTGGGAGGTGCGGATCATCCGCTTCGACGAACTCGAGGACGCCGGCCGCGCCGCGCACCTGCGGATCGGCGGCTGGGCGCTCGCCGGCGAGCCCGGCGAGGTCGAGACCATGAGCTCCGAGTCGTCGGCATCCGCCCGCCTCGGCGACCTGACCAGCACGGTCGTGCCGCTCACACCGGGCTTCGGCGCCAGCGTCGAGCGTCGGACGGATGCCAGCCCGCTCGGCCCCGACGCGGCCGTGCCCGTCGCCGTGGCCACCCCGCACGAGGGCGACCTGGTCGCCGTCGCTGTGCTCCTCAGTGCAGACGCGGCGCAGTCGGCATCCGCCCCCGCCCTCGAGACCCACGCCGACCGGGCGGATGTCGTCTGGCCGGACGGCCTGCGCACCACCCACGCGCTCGCACCCTCCGCCGCCTAA
- a CDS encoding ABC transporter substrate-binding protein translates to MNRKILAAGSIAAVAALVLTGCSGGGDTPAESSGPVSLSLSGWSLDTTPEFQALADAFHEKNPDITVTLKEYDPTEYNTLVTADLAAGSGPDIITQKEVKYLTTFQEGGQLLDVSDVKLPDGIGGADSYKVDGKAYAVPYRQDAWVLYYNKALFDAAGVDYPDGSWTWDDYDAAAKELTVGTAKGSYMHRWQSVVQGFANAQSGADILKGEYDHMKPYYERVLKLQDDGAQVDFNTSSANQLTYQGEFGKQKAAMLPMGSWYTATLIAQQASGEADAFEWGIAPAPQLDSSTAGTDKTPVTFGDPTGFGANAALSGNKAAAAKKFLEFAASEDAAQVLAGIGITPALTSDAVTETYFGVKGAPTDDLSKFAWSTHEVLPENPTSNTTAAIQGILGDMHTAIMSGSTGVDDAIKEAQDRVANEVG, encoded by the coding sequence ATGAACAGAAAGATCCTCGCCGCAGGCAGCATCGCCGCTGTCGCCGCACTCGTCCTGACCGGCTGCAGCGGAGGCGGCGACACTCCGGCCGAGTCGTCCGGTCCGGTCTCGCTGTCGCTGTCGGGATGGAGCCTGGACACGACGCCGGAGTTCCAGGCGCTCGCCGACGCGTTCCACGAGAAGAACCCCGACATCACGGTCACGCTCAAGGAGTACGACCCGACCGAGTACAACACGCTCGTCACCGCCGACCTCGCCGCCGGTTCCGGCCCCGACATCATCACCCAGAAGGAGGTCAAGTACCTGACCACCTTCCAGGAGGGCGGTCAGCTGCTCGACGTCTCCGACGTGAAGCTGCCCGACGGCATCGGCGGCGCCGACTCCTACAAGGTCGACGGCAAGGCCTACGCGGTGCCGTACCGCCAGGACGCCTGGGTGCTCTACTACAACAAGGCTCTGTTCGATGCCGCGGGCGTCGACTACCCCGACGGCTCGTGGACGTGGGACGACTACGACGCCGCGGCGAAGGAGCTCACCGTCGGTACCGCCAAGGGCAGCTACATGCACCGCTGGCAGTCGGTCGTGCAGGGCTTCGCCAACGCGCAGAGCGGCGCCGACATCCTCAAGGGCGAGTACGACCACATGAAGCCGTACTACGAGCGGGTCCTGAAGCTGCAGGACGACGGCGCCCAGGTCGACTTCAACACCTCCAGCGCCAACCAGCTCACCTACCAGGGCGAGTTCGGCAAGCAGAAGGCGGCGATGCTGCCCATGGGCAGCTGGTACACCGCCACGCTGATCGCGCAGCAGGCATCCGGTGAGGCGGACGCCTTCGAGTGGGGCATCGCTCCGGCTCCGCAGCTGGACTCGTCCACCGCGGGCACCGACAAGACCCCGGTCACCTTCGGCGACCCGACCGGCTTCGGCGCCAACGCGGCTCTGAGCGGGAACAAGGCCGCCGCGGCGAAGAAGTTCCTCGAATTCGCCGCCAGCGAGGATGCCGCACAGGTGCTCGCCGGCATCGGCATCACGCCGGCCCTGACCAGCGACGCCGTCACCGAGACGTACTTCGGCGTCAAGGGCGCACCGACCGATGACCTGTCCAAGTTCGCCTGGTCGACCCACGAGGTTCTGCCCGAGAACCCGACCTCCAACACGACCGCAGCCATCCAGGGCATCCTGGGCGACATGCACACCGCGATCATGTCCGGCTCGACCGGTGTCGACGACGCCATCAAGGAGGCGCAGGACCGCGTCGCCAACGAGGTCGGCTGA
- a CDS encoding carbohydrate ABC transporter permease produces MTATVTPDAGKTAPPRRRSALRRRNTLIGWTFILPNFAGFAAFTLVPVVILFYMAFTNWNIFGKADWVGFANFQRLFGDGSFRNAFWNTLYYSVMHIPLTIVVSLGLALLLNNKLRGVAFFRTAAFFPYITSIVAIAVVWNLLFSPDYGPINAMLRFIGIENPPGWLTSKDWAMPAVVIVSTWRDMGYYMILFLAGLQTIPPELHEAARVDGANVWQRFVNVTLPSLRPTMFFVTVMLTINSLKVFDLILVMTDGGPGQATMVLSQFIYRKGFEESQFGYASAAAVALFFLCIIVTIAQFLWNKRRSV; encoded by the coding sequence ATGACAGCGACAGTCACGCCGGATGCCGGGAAGACGGCACCGCCCAGGCGCCGATCGGCGCTCCGCCGCCGGAACACCCTGATCGGCTGGACGTTCATCCTGCCGAACTTCGCCGGGTTCGCGGCGTTCACGCTCGTGCCCGTCGTGATCCTGTTCTACATGGCGTTCACGAACTGGAACATCTTCGGCAAGGCCGACTGGGTCGGCTTCGCGAACTTCCAGCGCCTGTTCGGCGACGGCAGCTTCCGCAACGCGTTCTGGAACACGCTCTACTACTCGGTGATGCACATCCCGCTCACCATCGTCGTCTCGCTCGGGCTCGCACTGCTGCTGAACAACAAGCTGCGCGGGGTGGCGTTCTTCCGCACGGCCGCGTTCTTCCCCTACATCACCTCGATCGTCGCGATCGCAGTGGTCTGGAACCTGCTCTTCAGCCCCGACTACGGCCCCATCAACGCGATGCTGCGCTTCATCGGCATCGAGAACCCACCCGGATGGCTGACCTCGAAGGACTGGGCGATGCCCGCGGTCGTCATCGTCAGCACCTGGCGGGACATGGGCTACTACATGATCCTGTTCCTCGCGGGGCTGCAGACGATCCCTCCCGAGCTGCATGAGGCGGCGCGCGTGGACGGCGCGAACGTCTGGCAGCGCTTCGTCAACGTGACCCTGCCGTCCCTGCGGCCGACGATGTTCTTCGTCACCGTCATGCTCACGATCAACTCGCTCAAGGTCTTCGACCTGATCCTCGTCATGACCGACGGCGGCCCGGGGCAGGCGACCATGGTGCTGTCCCAGTTCATCTACCGCAAGGGCTTCGAGGAGTCCCAGTTCGGGTACGCATCGGCTGCGGCGGTCGCGCTGTTCTTCCTGTGCATCATCGTCACCATCGCCCAGTTCCTCTGGAACAAGAGGAGGAGCGTCTGA
- a CDS encoding carbohydrate ABC transporter permease: MTQTELMVTGEQKLRRLSDPATHRRAGESSSLRRVGRIVGYIGLGVFAIGLLAPFAWMLLSSLKTANEVFSVPVVWWPETFVWQNYIDIWAKADMLTWIRNTLLLAVVVTFLQVLTGSFAAYGFSRIRFPGRDVLFLAYIGTIAVPWQSYMIPQFILLSNLKVSNTLWAIILIQAFGAFGVFLMKQYYETIPEELSEAARLDGLSEYGIWRRIMVPLSVPAIASLTLLTFVNTWNDYLGPLIYLRNPDLWTIQLGLKSFVSNLFDTNYALLFAGLCLSVVPIAIIFMLGQKYFVEGIATSGMKG, translated from the coding sequence ATGACTCAGACCGAGCTCATGGTCACCGGCGAGCAGAAGCTGCGCCGGCTCTCCGACCCCGCGACGCATCGCCGTGCGGGGGAGTCCTCCTCGCTGCGCCGCGTCGGGCGCATCGTCGGCTACATCGGCCTGGGCGTGTTCGCGATCGGCCTGCTCGCGCCGTTCGCATGGATGCTGCTCAGCTCGCTGAAGACCGCCAACGAGGTGTTCTCCGTGCCGGTGGTGTGGTGGCCCGAGACGTTCGTCTGGCAGAACTACATCGACATCTGGGCCAAGGCCGACATGCTCACCTGGATCCGCAACACGCTGCTGCTGGCCGTGGTGGTCACCTTCCTGCAGGTGCTCACCGGATCCTTCGCGGCGTACGGCTTCTCCCGCATCCGCTTCCCCGGACGCGACGTGCTCTTCCTCGCCTACATCGGCACGATCGCCGTGCCGTGGCAGTCGTACATGATCCCGCAGTTCATCCTGCTGTCCAACCTCAAGGTGTCCAACACCCTGTGGGCGATCATCCTCATCCAGGCGTTCGGTGCCTTCGGCGTCTTCCTGATGAAGCAGTACTACGAGACCATCCCCGAGGAGCTCAGCGAGGCCGCCCGTCTGGACGGGCTCAGCGAGTACGGCATCTGGCGCCGGATCATGGTGCCGCTGTCGGTCCCCGCGATCGCGAGCCTGACGCTGCTGACCTTCGTCAACACCTGGAACGACTACCTCGGGCCGCTCATCTATCTGCGAAACCCCGACCTCTGGACGATCCAGCTCGGGCTGAAGAGCTTCGTGTCCAACCTGTTCGACACGAACTACGCCCTGCTGTTCGCCGGCCTGTGCCTCTCGGTCGTGCCGATCGCGATCATCTTCATGCTCGGACAGAAGTACTTCGTCGAGGGCATCGCCACCAGCGGGATGAAGGGCTGA
- a CDS encoding DUF624 domain-containing protein — MKRVAHDTWASILGVLYLGLMVNLLVLVAASPLVVLLITTDPMHSWPLLAVVAPFAAPALTAAFGTFRAHGEGETQVVRAFLQVWRRTLRGSLLLGVIVVGFAVVLLVDVRALSDTAASVVIVPVLLLLVVLAAITGLLGAVALAEVPTARLRDVLRSSLYLGVRRWYFQVLSLAVLGVQVGVFATMPAVAIGITAAPALYVVWANGRYCLRPVLDVPMRGEKPHPA, encoded by the coding sequence GTGAAGCGCGTCGCGCACGACACCTGGGCCTCGATCCTGGGCGTGCTGTATCTCGGACTGATGGTGAACCTGCTCGTGCTGGTGGCGGCATCCCCGCTGGTGGTGCTGCTGATCACGACGGACCCGATGCACTCCTGGCCGCTGCTGGCCGTGGTCGCACCGTTCGCCGCGCCCGCACTGACCGCCGCGTTCGGCACCTTCCGTGCGCACGGCGAGGGCGAGACGCAGGTGGTGCGCGCGTTCCTGCAGGTGTGGCGCAGGACGCTGCGCGGCTCGCTGCTGCTGGGCGTGATCGTCGTGGGCTTCGCGGTCGTGCTGCTGGTCGACGTGCGCGCCCTGTCGGACACCGCCGCCTCGGTGGTGATCGTGCCGGTGCTGCTGCTCCTGGTCGTGCTGGCCGCCATCACGGGCCTGCTGGGTGCCGTCGCGCTCGCCGAGGTGCCGACCGCGCGGCTGCGCGACGTGCTGCGCTCGAGCCTGTACCTGGGCGTGCGCCGGTGGTACTTCCAGGTGCTGTCACTGGCCGTGCTCGGCGTGCAGGTCGGCGTCTTCGCGACCATGCCCGCCGTCGCGATCGGCATCACCGCCGCGCCGGCGCTGTATGTCGTCTGGGCCAACGGCCGCTACTGCCTGCGCCCGGTGCTGGACGTGCCGATGCGGGGCGAGAAACCACATCCTGCATGA
- a CDS encoding hydroxyacid dehydrogenase translates to MSTEAFDLLFDDARRQRFAELADVRTPMHITDLADPALDGLLAETEVLVTSWGAPRFEAPLLDRMPRLRAVFHAAGSIRNHVSAEFWDRGIRITTAADANAVPVAEFTLAAILLAGKRALVQLRTPSVTQEVWDGNLRSHALGNLDRTVGIVGFSRIGRRVVDLLRPFNGLRVLVADPFADPAEVAAAGAELMPLHEMLPRVAVLSLHAPALPSTHHMISTAELAALPDGATVINTARGALLDHDALLAECRIGRLDAVLDVTDPEPLPASSELLALTNVAITPHLAGSLGTETRRLTDSALDELAAYAAGEPLRHPMDALSLGRSA, encoded by the coding sequence ATGTCGACCGAGGCATTCGATCTACTCTTCGACGATGCCCGCCGACAGCGCTTCGCCGAGCTGGCCGATGTGCGCACGCCGATGCACATCACCGACCTCGCCGATCCCGCTCTGGACGGGCTGCTCGCCGAGACCGAGGTGCTGGTGACCTCGTGGGGCGCGCCGCGCTTCGAGGCGCCGCTACTGGATCGGATGCCGCGGCTGCGCGCCGTGTTCCACGCCGCGGGCAGCATCCGCAACCACGTCTCGGCGGAGTTCTGGGACCGCGGCATCCGCATCACCACGGCGGCGGATGCCAATGCCGTGCCCGTCGCCGAGTTCACCCTCGCCGCGATCCTGCTGGCGGGAAAGCGCGCACTCGTGCAGCTGCGCACCCCCTCGGTGACGCAGGAGGTGTGGGACGGCAACCTGCGCTCGCACGCCCTCGGCAACCTCGACCGCACGGTCGGCATCGTGGGCTTCTCACGCATCGGCCGACGCGTCGTGGACCTGCTGCGGCCCTTCAACGGTCTGCGCGTACTGGTCGCCGACCCCTTCGCCGATCCGGCCGAGGTGGCCGCGGCCGGCGCCGAACTCATGCCTCTGCATGAGATGCTCCCCCGGGTCGCCGTGCTCTCGCTGCACGCCCCTGCGCTGCCCTCGACGCACCACATGATCTCCACCGCCGAGCTTGCCGCCCTGCCGGACGGCGCGACCGTGATCAACACCGCCCGCGGCGCGCTGCTCGACCACGACGCCCTGTTGGCGGAATGCCGCATCGGGCGCCTCGACGCGGTCCTCGACGTGACGGACCCCGAGCCGCTTCCCGCGTCATCGGAGCTGCTCGCGCTGACGAACGTGGCCATCACGCCGCACCTGGCCGGGTCGCTCGGCACCGAGACGCGCCGGCTGACCGATTCCGCACTCGACGAGCTGGCTGCGTACGCGGCGGGCGAGCCGCTGCGGCATCCGATGGACGCGCTCTCGCTCGGCCGCAGCGCCTGA
- a CDS encoding heparinase II/III family protein, whose protein sequence is MMTGDKLTPRGALRDLWARAGDADAGIPISTAADRGFWDSLDTRPREAILAEADRLHGTDWPQPRLSDWASYARTGDRSAYERALFLRNRRTRLAVLAAALDPSEERLLEAADGLWLKVEQSTWCWPAHDDVFSRGMRVPDDRHPFVDLGAGEDVALVAWAALLLGDDLERIAPGLRARLGAEARGRVLEPFVSRDWHWEGTEDHVHNWAPWIHGNLLPAAVAFAEPELRERVISRCVDGLDRYLAQLPADGAIDEGFAYWWQGAGRAFDALGLLDELAGGAVTAAVRGGGLQGLAELARFPQRMQVGPGWFASFSDAEARADAGIPWHVLFRAATLCALPDTADFARTEQGDRALCGFDDGVHAGLGRMLAELRDIRSGVLTHTVPTASVREDVFLPSIGIGIRERAGLGVVVKSGHNGENHNHNDLGSIAIAVDGVPLLPDLGRATYRSETFSDRRYELWNMRSDWHSTPLPRGAVQLPGAQWRSEIVAIDDGWRVDLTAAYPGGDRWLRTVRLTDAGIRVLDESDALTDPVTRIVVVCTGVPVRQDDGGVLVPGRHGSRGLLLAFDRAEVEFETVEVDDPYLRHSWGDRVTRMLFAPASALTGAGSWELRGEAS, encoded by the coding sequence ATGATGACTGGCGACAAGCTCACCCCACGAGGCGCGCTGCGCGATCTCTGGGCACGGGCCGGAGACGCGGATGCCGGCATCCCGATCTCCACGGCCGCCGATCGCGGCTTCTGGGACAGTCTGGATACGCGCCCGCGCGAGGCGATCCTCGCCGAAGCCGACCGGCTGCACGGCACGGACTGGCCGCAGCCGCGGCTGTCGGACTGGGCCTCCTACGCTCGAACCGGCGACCGCTCGGCCTACGAGCGCGCGCTGTTCCTGCGCAACCGGCGCACGCGTCTCGCCGTGCTCGCGGCCGCTCTCGACCCGTCCGAGGAACGGCTGCTCGAGGCCGCCGACGGGCTCTGGCTGAAGGTCGAGCAGAGCACCTGGTGCTGGCCCGCGCACGATGACGTGTTCTCGCGCGGGATGCGGGTGCCCGATGATCGGCATCCGTTCGTCGATCTCGGCGCGGGGGAGGACGTCGCACTCGTCGCGTGGGCCGCCCTGCTGCTCGGCGACGACCTGGAGCGGATCGCGCCCGGCCTGCGTGCGCGGCTCGGTGCCGAGGCGCGGGGGCGGGTGCTGGAGCCGTTCGTGAGCCGCGACTGGCACTGGGAGGGCACCGAGGACCACGTGCACAACTGGGCACCGTGGATTCACGGGAACCTGCTCCCCGCGGCTGTCGCCTTCGCCGAGCCCGAACTGCGTGAGCGGGTCATCTCCCGGTGCGTGGACGGCCTGGACCGCTACCTCGCGCAGCTGCCCGCCGACGGCGCCATCGACGAGGGCTTCGCGTACTGGTGGCAGGGAGCGGGGCGGGCGTTCGACGCGCTGGGGCTGCTGGACGAGCTGGCCGGCGGCGCTGTCACGGCCGCGGTCCGCGGCGGCGGGCTGCAGGGGCTCGCGGAGCTCGCGCGCTTCCCGCAGCGCATGCAGGTCGGTCCGGGCTGGTTCGCGAGCTTCTCGGATGCCGAGGCACGGGCGGATGCCGGCATCCCCTGGCACGTGCTCTTCCGTGCGGCGACCCTGTGCGCGCTGCCCGACACAGCCGACTTCGCTCGCACCGAGCAGGGCGACCGTGCCCTGTGCGGATTCGACGATGGCGTGCACGCCGGCCTCGGGCGGATGCTCGCCGAGTTGCGCGACATCCGCTCCGGCGTGCTGACGCACACCGTGCCCACGGCATCCGTCCGTGAGGACGTCTTCCTCCCCTCGATCGGGATCGGCATCCGCGAGCGGGCCGGCCTCGGCGTCGTCGTCAAGAGCGGCCACAACGGGGAGAACCACAATCACAACGACCTGGGTTCGATCGCGATCGCCGTCGACGGCGTGCCGCTGCTGCCCGACCTCGGCCGCGCGACCTACCGGTCCGAGACCTTCTCGGACCGGCGCTACGAGCTGTGGAACATGCGCAGCGACTGGCACTCGACGCCGCTGCCGCGCGGTGCCGTGCAGCTGCCCGGGGCACAGTGGCGTTCCGAGATCGTGGCGATCGACGACGGGTGGCGGGTCGACCTGACCGCCGCGTACCCGGGTGGCGACCGGTGGCTGCGCACCGTGCGGCTGACGGATGCCGGCATCCGCGTGCTCGACGAATCCGATGCCCTGACCGATCCCGTCACCCGGATCGTGGTGGTGTGCACGGGTGTTCCCGTCCGCCAGGACGACGGCGGCGTGCTGGTGCCGGGCAGGCACGGATCGCGCGGGCTGCTGCTCGCGTTCGATCGCGCCGAGGTGGAGTTCGAGACCGTCGAGGTCGACGACCCGTACCTGAGGCATTCGTGGGGTGACCGGGTGACGCGGATGCTGTTCGCACCGGCATCCGCGTTGACCGGAGCAGGCAGCTGGGAACTGAGAGGAGAGGCATCATGA
- a CDS encoding substrate-binding domain-containing protein has product MTDSENRPVFGIARRERIMDQLRTAGAVRVADLAREFAVSELTVRRDIGELADRGLVTRVHGGATLRSRLDTTVAPRASSAGPRYRVGMVVPSLSYYWPQIVIGARAAATELGVQLVLRGASYEPADQRRQISSLIDSGGFHGLIVAPENQGPDGHALLSWLEQLPVPAVLVERQAPSSLALTRLEWVTTDHVFGGYQAASHLAALGHRTVGLLTSSQSPTSGQLRRGWGRAVEELGLVQTVDLNASLDSREGDERADFIDRMLDRLRETGTTAMMIHSDPQALLVQQHAIDRGWSLPDELSIIAYDDEVAENGAPPITALRPPKQHVGRRAVEMMLARLVEGPSRPVERVQVVPVLHPRESTVAM; this is encoded by the coding sequence ATGACCGATTCGGAGAACCGCCCGGTGTTCGGGATCGCCCGTCGCGAGCGGATCATGGATCAGCTGCGCACCGCGGGCGCCGTACGAGTGGCGGACCTGGCGCGCGAGTTCGCCGTCTCGGAACTGACGGTACGGCGCGATATCGGCGAGCTCGCCGATCGCGGGCTGGTGACGAGAGTGCACGGCGGTGCGACTCTGCGCAGCCGGTTGGACACCACGGTCGCGCCGCGGGCTTCTTCGGCGGGGCCCCGCTACCGCGTGGGGATGGTGGTGCCCTCGCTGAGCTACTACTGGCCCCAGATCGTGATCGGGGCGCGCGCTGCGGCCACCGAGCTCGGCGTGCAGCTGGTGCTGCGCGGTGCGAGCTACGAGCCCGCCGACCAGCGCCGGCAGATCAGCTCGCTCATCGACTCCGGCGGCTTCCACGGCCTGATCGTGGCGCCCGAGAATCAGGGCCCTGACGGGCACGCGCTGCTGAGCTGGCTCGAGCAGCTGCCTGTTCCCGCGGTGCTCGTGGAGCGCCAGGCGCCGTCGTCTCTCGCCCTCACCCGGCTGGAGTGGGTGACCACCGACCATGTGTTCGGCGGCTACCAGGCGGCGTCGCACCTGGCCGCTCTGGGGCACCGGACGGTCGGTCTGCTCACCTCGTCGCAGTCGCCGACCTCGGGTCAGCTTCGGCGGGGCTGGGGGAGGGCCGTCGAGGAGCTGGGGCTGGTGCAGACCGTCGATCTGAACGCGTCGCTGGATTCCCGGGAGGGTGACGAGCGCGCGGACTTCATCGACCGGATGCTCGATCGGCTGCGCGAGACCGGCACCACGGCGATGATGATCCATTCGGATCCCCAGGCGCTCCTGGTGCAGCAGCACGCTATCGATCGCGGCTGGTCGCTTCCCGATGAGCTCTCGATCATCGCGTACGACGACGAGGTCGCCGAGAACGGCGCCCCGCCGATAACCGCGCTGCGTCCGCCGAAGCAGCATGTCGGCCGTCGGGCGGTGGAGATGATGCTGGCGCGTCTGGTGGAGGGGCCCTCCCGGCCGGTCGAGCGCGTTCAGGTCGTGCCGGTGCTGCATCCGCGGGAGTCGACCGTCGCGATGTGA